From a single Pirellulales bacterium genomic region:
- a CDS encoding YqgE/AlgH family protein: MNSLRGHFLVASSELNDPNFLRTVVLIVQHDEMGAMGLVLNRPTDATVRKVWEQVKHSPCAVDAPLYLGGPIEGPLVALHARSEQADIEVLPGLYYTVQPDSLEKLVSQGDEPARFIAGYAGWGPEQLEGELEQGAWLVGPARPEQVLGQEVDLWEKISRELADTNLVSLLGIKHVPDDPSLN; this comes from the coding sequence GTGAACTCTTTACGCGGTCATTTTTTGGTGGCGTCGAGTGAACTGAACGACCCCAATTTTTTGCGCACGGTGGTCTTGATCGTGCAGCACGACGAGATGGGAGCGATGGGACTGGTGCTCAACCGGCCGACCGATGCCACGGTGCGCAAGGTGTGGGAGCAAGTGAAACACAGCCCTTGCGCGGTCGACGCGCCGCTGTACCTGGGGGGGCCGATCGAAGGGCCGCTGGTGGCGCTGCACGCGCGCAGCGAGCAGGCCGACATCGAGGTGCTGCCGGGGCTATACTACACCGTGCAGCCAGATTCGCTGGAGAAGCTGGTTTCTCAAGGTGACGAGCCGGCGCGATTTATTGCGGGCTACGCGGGCTGGGGACCGGAGCAATTGGAGGGGGAACTGGAGCAGGGCGCCTGGCTCGTGGGCCCGGCGCGGCCGGAGCAAGTGCTGGGGCAAGAGGTTGATCTGTGGGAAAAGATCAGCCGCGAGTTGGCCGACACGAATCTGGTGTCGCTATTAGGAATCAAGCACGTGCCGGACGACCCGTCGCTCAATTGA
- a CDS encoding YbjQ family protein — MNPALTTTAFELPGFRVVQNHGVVRGIIVRSRSILGTLGGSLQTILGGNISLFTSLCEKTRSDAFAMMTEHAEQLGANAIIGVRYDATELMQGVTEVLCYGTAVVVEPE, encoded by the coding sequence ATGAATCCGGCTCTCACCACCACCGCGTTCGAGTTGCCAGGCTTTCGTGTCGTGCAAAACCACGGCGTCGTCCGCGGCATCATCGTCCGCTCGCGCTCCATTCTCGGCACGCTCGGCGGCTCGCTGCAAACGATCCTGGGCGGCAATATCAGCCTCTTCACTTCGCTCTGCGAAAAGACCCGCTCCGACGCCTTCGCCATGATGACCGAGCACGCCGAGCAACTCGGCGCCAACGCCATCATTGGCGTCCGCTACGACGCCACCGAACTGATGCAAGGCGTTACCGAAGTACTCTGCTACGGCACCGCCGTCGTCGTTGAGCCGGAATAA
- a CDS encoding tetratricopeptide repeat protein, which translates to MPPRRNLSLPVVLATTIACALVAAAPARAQLIATDGAGDEPSFFDKMTQKFKATFKKKEPDPPPDHAKIPDPWTNSKKAKDPDADLFISFADVQMRGENYKAAESNYRRALEKEPNNPAALAGMAHVQEGKGEPEKAVEFYRQAIAAAPRDAALFNDLGLCLMQQGKFNDAVAAFEQAIALDPAKKLYRNNIARALVALGRLPGAYQHLSAVNDPSIAYYNLGYLLNERGDHRRAMIHFGKALEINPQFVQARQWYTSLGGVEAPPPMLAQRPVMPRHPAPRQPMPQAPQQQLPPAVQQPVPQQPLPPALQQSAPPPANTTTSVPIAPAYVPQPAAQPSSDASALAPQSVAIGTQAPTAAPPSQAAPTVESAVAADPQLADQQSAAPAMQSSLAIVPTSAPPAAPQLSPAAHSGPETSTTIEPAPAQTELATTAPVESLAPLPAQPSAETTALPTAPAIAPTAAPAITASQAPPLPPPLIRAPGLDVAPHMNSTASADAPPLVPQTSAVEIAGGDQPVFVEAPVPTTNVASAPPIDVAPSDVVPGDSIAPSDESLAAESIEPTAEPESAPRIQRWVLSRVARKQGQRVPTAPASQLENPQSTAAKAEPAEQVTDQRAYRPPSRY; encoded by the coding sequence ATGCCGCCGCGCCGCAACCTGTCGTTACCGGTCGTGCTCGCCACGACGATCGCCTGCGCGCTGGTCGCCGCGGCGCCGGCGCGCGCGCAGCTCATTGCCACCGACGGCGCCGGCGACGAGCCTTCGTTCTTCGACAAGATGACGCAAAAGTTCAAAGCGACCTTCAAGAAAAAAGAGCCCGATCCGCCCCCCGACCACGCCAAAATTCCCGATCCCTGGACCAACTCCAAAAAGGCCAAGGATCCCGACGCCGATCTGTTCATTTCGTTCGCCGACGTGCAGATGCGCGGCGAAAACTACAAGGCCGCCGAGTCGAACTATCGCCGCGCCTTGGAAAAAGAACCAAACAACCCCGCCGCGCTCGCCGGCATGGCCCATGTCCAAGAGGGCAAGGGGGAGCCCGAGAAGGCGGTGGAGTTTTACCGCCAGGCCATCGCCGCCGCCCCGCGCGACGCCGCGCTGTTCAACGATCTGGGACTCTGCCTCATGCAACAAGGCAAGTTCAACGACGCCGTGGCCGCTTTCGAACAGGCCATCGCCCTCGATCCCGCCAAAAAGCTCTATCGCAACAACATTGCCCGCGCGCTCGTCGCGCTCGGCCGCCTGCCGGGCGCCTATCAGCACCTGTCCGCCGTCAACGATCCTTCCATCGCCTACTACAACCTCGGCTACCTGCTGAACGAACGGGGCGATCACCGCCGCGCGATGATTCACTTCGGCAAAGCGCTGGAGATCAATCCGCAGTTCGTCCAGGCGCGACAGTGGTACACCTCGCTCGGCGGTGTCGAGGCGCCTCCCCCCATGCTGGCGCAGCGCCCCGTGATGCCTCGGCATCCCGCGCCGCGCCAACCGATGCCACAGGCGCCGCAGCAGCAACTGCCACCAGCGGTGCAGCAACCAGTGCCGCAACAGCCTTTGCCCCCCGCGCTGCAACAATCAGCGCCGCCGCCGGCCAATACAACGACCTCCGTGCCCATCGCGCCCGCTTATGTTCCGCAGCCAGCGGCCCAGCCATCGTCAGACGCCAGCGCGCTCGCCCCGCAATCGGTCGCCATCGGCACGCAAGCGCCCACCGCCGCGCCGCCATCTCAAGCGGCTCCCACTGTCGAGTCGGCCGTCGCCGCAGATCCGCAACTCGCCGACCAGCAATCCGCCGCGCCGGCCATGCAATCAAGCCTTGCGATTGTCCCCACCAGCGCGCCCCCAGCGGCGCCGCAATTGTCGCCAGCGGCGCACAGCGGCCCCGAAACATCAACCACCATTGAGCCCGCTCCGGCGCAAACCGAGCTGGCAACGACGGCGCCGGTCGAATCACTCGCGCCGCTGCCGGCGCAGCCAAGCGCCGAGACGACCGCACTGCCGACTGCGCCGGCAATTGCGCCGACCGCGGCGCCGGCGATTACCGCTAGCCAAGCTCCGCCCCTCCCGCCACCATTGATCCGCGCGCCTGGCTTGGACGTTGCCCCCCACATGAATAGTACGGCCAGCGCCGACGCTCCCCCCCTCGTCCCGCAAACCAGCGCGGTGGAGATCGCCGGCGGCGACCAGCCTGTCTTTGTCGAAGCGCCCGTGCCAACGACGAATGTCGCCAGCGCCCCGCCGATCGATGTGGCCCCCAGCGATGTTGTCCCCGGCGATTCCATCGCGCCCTCTGACGAGTCGTTAGCGGCGGAGTCCATCGAGCCAACCGCCGAACCGGAGTCCGCGCCCCGTATCCAGCGCTGGGTCTTGTCGCGCGTCGCTCGCAAACAGGGGCAGCGTGTCCCCACGGCGCCGGCGTCTCAACTGGAAAACCCACAATCCACCGCCGCCAAAGCCGAGCCGGCCGAGCAAGTCACCGATCAACGAGCGTATCGCCCGCCGTCGCGCTATTAA
- a CDS encoding fumarylacetoacetate hydrolase family protein, translating to MRLCRYRHRDQILAGLYDEQHIVPLAGGAKAYADATHENLKLPASENLLDYLPHGEHFAAAQKVARWVENLAGKSLPEGTTPTSAVELLAPIPRPNKLLLLAGNYAAHIQEGGGQAAERAETFPYVFLKPASTTLNDPGKPVYIPKVSPQQIDWECELAVVIGKRVKHAKEADALEYVAGYTVVNDISDRHFKPNPGRKPRKNDDFFDWLHGKWADSFCPCGPCVTSADAIPDPQKLHLKLTLNGETRQDASSAQQIFPVAAVIEFISSFVTLEPGDIISTGTPAGVGKATGTFLKPGDRVVASISSIGELVSPIAAEA from the coding sequence ATGCGACTTTGCCGCTATCGCCATCGCGATCAGATTCTTGCCGGGCTGTACGACGAGCAGCACATTGTGCCGCTGGCCGGCGGAGCGAAGGCCTACGCCGACGCCACGCACGAAAATCTCAAGCTACCGGCGAGCGAGAACCTGCTCGACTATTTGCCGCACGGAGAGCACTTTGCCGCCGCGCAAAAGGTGGCGCGCTGGGTGGAGAATCTGGCGGGCAAGTCGCTGCCTGAGGGGACGACGCCGACCAGCGCGGTGGAACTGCTGGCGCCGATCCCGCGGCCGAACAAGTTGCTGCTGCTGGCGGGCAACTACGCGGCGCACATTCAGGAGGGGGGCGGCCAGGCGGCGGAGCGAGCAGAGACGTTTCCGTACGTCTTTTTGAAGCCGGCCAGCACGACGCTCAACGATCCGGGCAAGCCGGTTTACATACCCAAAGTCTCTCCCCAGCAGATCGATTGGGAGTGCGAACTGGCGGTGGTGATCGGCAAGCGCGTGAAGCACGCCAAGGAGGCGGACGCGCTGGAGTATGTTGCCGGCTATACGGTGGTGAACGACATCTCGGATCGACACTTCAAGCCGAATCCGGGGCGCAAGCCGCGCAAGAACGATGATTTCTTCGACTGGCTGCACGGCAAATGGGCCGACAGCTTTTGCCCTTGCGGGCCGTGCGTGACCAGCGCCGACGCGATCCCCGACCCGCAAAAGCTCCACTTGAAGCTGACCTTGAACGGCGAGACGCGGCAAGACGCGTCGAGCGCGCAGCAGATATTTCCGGTGGCGGCAGTGATCGAGTTCATCTCCAGCTTCGTGACGCTGGAGCCGGGAGACATCATCTCGACCGGCACACCGGCCGGGGTGGGCAAGGCGACCGGCACGTTTCTCAAGCCGGGCGATCGGGTGGTGGCGAGCATCAGTTCGATCGGGGAATTGGTCTCGCCGATCGCAGCCGAGGCCTAG
- a CDS encoding mechanosensitive ion channel has product MLTNLLWAAVGQATPVAESTPVITTPLTMPVQATHAVPQLDFTRVETWSDVFVTSFQDAFRQILQLLPNILAMLVVLVVGYIAARLLARVATTVAEAIGLQTAADRSGLATSMKQVGIARSVPWIVGSIVFWLTMAVFLTAAFNLLGLETVSDAMAQIVAYIPRLLVATVLVVIGLLVAGFLRGVVATSADRVGINYAETLANGCYYVLALMTFIAAFDQLGIKFELLRELILIAFGAVALGFGLAFGLGGRDVMGGILAGYYTRQRLHAGDYVRVAGMEGRVREVGPVATTIETEEEGLLNRHSIPNTRMLAEAVR; this is encoded by the coding sequence ATGTTGACCAATCTCTTGTGGGCCGCAGTGGGCCAAGCGACGCCGGTGGCTGAATCGACTCCGGTCATTACCACGCCGCTCACCATGCCCGTGCAGGCGACACACGCCGTGCCGCAACTCGATTTCACTCGGGTGGAGACGTGGAGCGACGTCTTCGTGACGAGCTTTCAGGACGCGTTTCGCCAAATCCTGCAACTCCTGCCGAACATCCTGGCGATGTTGGTCGTGCTGGTGGTGGGCTACATCGCGGCTCGACTGCTGGCCCGCGTGGCGACCACGGTCGCCGAAGCGATTGGCCTGCAAACCGCCGCCGACCGCAGCGGCCTGGCCACATCGATGAAGCAGGTGGGCATTGCCCGCAGCGTGCCGTGGATTGTCGGCAGCATCGTCTTCTGGCTGACGATGGCGGTATTTCTGACGGCAGCCTTCAACCTGCTGGGTTTGGAAACCGTATCCGACGCCATGGCGCAGATCGTGGCCTATATTCCGCGGTTGCTGGTGGCGACCGTGTTGGTGGTGATCGGGCTGCTGGTGGCGGGCTTCTTGCGTGGTGTGGTGGCGACCAGCGCGGACCGCGTGGGCATTAACTACGCGGAGACCTTGGCCAACGGCTGCTACTACGTACTGGCCCTGATGACCTTCATCGCCGCGTTCGACCAGCTCGGCATCAAGTTCGAATTGTTGCGCGAGTTGATTCTGATCGCCTTCGGCGCCGTGGCGCTCGGCTTTGGCCTGGCGTTCGGTCTGGGAGGCCGCGACGTGATGGGAGGCATCCTGGCCGGGTACTACACGCGGCAACGATTGCACGCCGGCGACTATGTCCGCGTGGCGGGCATGGAAGGGCGCGTGCGCGAAGTGGGCCCCGTGGCCACCACGATCGAGACGGAAGAGGAGGGCCTGTTGAATCGGCACAGCATTCCGAACACGCGAATGCTGGCTGAGGCAGTGCGGTAA
- a CDS encoding Flp family type IVb pilin: protein MLFTNRHREPARRQSRRRRGATLVEYCFVLSLISVVGIGGARSLGTMVNGTFKSLGAAAGKPPAGGNKGGNKGGNKGGKGNQGGNKGGNKGGSKGGKGGGAKGGGAKGGGSKGRGR, encoded by the coding sequence ATGCTGTTCACCAACCGCCATCGAGAGCCTGCTCGTCGCCAGTCGCGCCGCAGACGCGGCGCCACGCTGGTCGAGTATTGCTTTGTGCTCTCGCTCATCTCGGTCGTCGGCATTGGCGGCGCACGCTCGCTGGGCACGATGGTCAATGGCACATTCAAGTCCCTGGGCGCGGCAGCCGGCAAACCGCCCGCCGGCGGAAATAAAGGCGGCAACAAGGGAGGGAACAAAGGCGGCAAGGGCAATCAAGGTGGCAACAAGGGGGGCAATAAAGGTGGCAGCAAGGGCGGTAAAGGCGGTGGCGCTAAAGGAGGCGGCGCCAAGGGGGGCGGCAGCAAAGGTCGCGGTCGATAA
- a CDS encoding RNA polymerase sigma factor, which yields MAVLDITARTDEELAAEAAREGSDGLAFQALVERFRRRVWQVCYRLLGNEADAHDAAQEVFVRMFFHRTKFAGRSKFSTWVHGIAVRVCLTMRRGRGRRLRREQVAGEGTLENSAERGDRADQQGMAMDVYQMLDSLDEEDRAMLILKYAESYTFEELAQIFDLTPSACKMRMSRAREKLQDKFGPLEAP from the coding sequence GTGGCGGTTTTGGACATCACGGCGCGAACTGACGAAGAGCTAGCGGCCGAAGCGGCGCGCGAAGGCTCGGATGGGCTGGCGTTTCAGGCGCTGGTCGAGCGCTTTCGTCGGCGCGTGTGGCAGGTGTGTTATCGCCTGTTGGGCAACGAAGCCGACGCTCACGACGCGGCGCAAGAAGTCTTTGTCCGCATGTTCTTTCACCGGACGAAGTTCGCGGGCCGATCGAAGTTCTCCACCTGGGTGCATGGCATTGCCGTGCGCGTTTGCCTGACCATGCGCCGCGGGCGCGGCAGGCGCTTGCGCCGCGAGCAAGTGGCCGGAGAGGGAACGCTGGAGAACAGCGCCGAGCGCGGCGACCGCGCCGATCAACAAGGCATGGCGATGGACGTCTATCAGATGCTCGACTCGCTCGACGAAGAGGATCGGGCCATGTTGATTTTGAAATACGCCGAGAGCTACACCTTTGAAGAGTTGGCGCAGATCTTCGATTTGACCCCCAGCGCTTGCAAGATGCGCATGAGTCGAGCGCGCGAAAAACTACAAGACAAATTTGGCCCTTTGGAGGCGCCGTGA
- a CDS encoding VOC family protein has protein sequence MTKVRTVVETGVYADDLEAAEAFYRDVLGLELVHREAGHHVFFYAGDRMLLVFRPDATLKGDVLPAHGPRGPGHFALGIDADTYDDWKRRLAEQGVPIEQEVTWPPGARSIYFRDPAGNAVELVTPGLWGLPSGW, from the coding sequence ATGACGAAAGTTCGCACCGTCGTGGAGACGGGAGTTTATGCCGACGACCTGGAGGCCGCCGAGGCGTTTTATCGCGACGTGCTGGGGCTAGAGTTGGTGCATCGCGAAGCGGGGCATCATGTGTTCTTTTACGCCGGCGATCGGATGTTGCTGGTGTTTCGTCCCGATGCGACCTTGAAGGGCGATGTGCTGCCCGCGCACGGCCCACGAGGACCGGGGCATTTTGCCTTGGGGATCGACGCCGACACCTACGACGATTGGAAACGCCGGCTGGCGGAGCAGGGCGTGCCAATCGAGCAGGAGGTGACCTGGCCGCCGGGCGCGCGATCGATCTATTTTCGCGACCCGGCGGGGAACGCTGTCGAGCTGGTCACGCCCGGCTTGTGGGGATTGCCGTCTGGTTGGTGA